AACTTTGGTGATATCAAGCTTTCTTTCTCAGGCCCAACAGGGTGGGATCTACCAATCAAGCAGAGCTTCTCAACATAAATGTTGAGGTAGAGATTTTCACTAGCCAAGTGGGAGGGTATTTGATTGTAGGAGATTCTAGAAATGTGATTGCCCAAGCCTCTGGAAAATGTTCTTCTCCCTGGAAGTTGGCATCTATTTTAACAAGTTGAAAACATATTTGCATTCGTTGAAAACCGTCTATAAACAGATTCCTAGAGAATTAAATTGTATGGCTGATTCTTTGGCTAAAGAGGGGGTCCTCAGATATTTCTACATGCATGAGGGATACTTTCCATTGCCTTGGTGGACCGTCTCCTCTTCCCCTTTCGTTTCTCTAAATCTTTTTTGCTGTCCTTTctgataaaaggaaaaaaaaaaaaaaggaacctcACTTCATGCGGTTTCCATTTTCCATGCAGCCCAAATGCAGAGGGCATGCTTCCCACTCAAATAATAGTGTCAACCCCAAATTGGCAGTGCTTCCAACTTGACCCTGAGCAAATTCTTGCAACTGAAACAGAATATTCTAAGAAAATACAGGAAGTCTAAAGAGATTCACTGGAAAAAGTTCATTAAAGCAGGTATGTATATGCAGTGAAATCAATTTCCTTTCTTGTCACATACCTGATGAGTATTTGTCTGAAAGAAAGAGTTTGCTGAAATTTGAAATGTAATTCCTCTTAAAATCTCCGTGATAGTTAACTTCCCATATAAATTGTATTCTTCCTCCCCAACAGACGTGTTACCAACGGAAGTATTCACATTATTCATGATACTTACCTATTGatcataaatgaaaaaaaaaaaatttcaataacCATTTAACAGAGTAGCAGTTTAAAGCTCACTTAATCAGAGAACATATTTAATGGAAAAGAGATCCAACTAAAAATTGATTTCATTTTATATACATTGCAACACATGGCCATCCAACATGTGTTTCCAGATGCCACCCACTTGCAGCCATGGTCAGATTATTGGGATGATCCACCTGCTGGGCAATACTGGCGGATGGGCTAAGGACATGAAATCATACTGAGCAGAAGATCTTCAACATGACTATTGAATGCGGATTTGTGGCTTATGGTTTTTAGCAACCCATTTTAATGCCCCAACTATCAGTATCATCTGCACAGTTTGAATTTGGGACCATGGCCAATGGCAATCCCCAGAAAATGAGTGGTCATGTTCATTGGAGTGGCTACATGTGGGCCCTGTCTGGTGATTCATGCAAAACAAACTCCAGAAAATGAGTGCACGCAAACTCTCAAAACAGCGCCTATCACGAAGGAAATGAGTTTCATATACAGTGAAAGTTGGAAGGGTTGTAAATTAAAGGAAATTAAATGAATTGTGCATCAAGTTTCACTATGagcataaatgaaaataaaggacTCATCAAACAAACCACTTCAGGAATCGCTGAAATCTTCTTAACCAGAGGCTTCAGTAGCTCTGGCTTATATGACGAAGTCACAAAATTAACCATCAGTTCAGGCAGGCCAGTGTTGACATCCCTGAAACAGAAATCAAAATTCCCACTCCAGTTTCTTAAAACATTCATGGTTCCACACAAACAATATATCAACATTCACTGCATCATGCATGAAGGTGGGATGGTACAGAAACACCACAAAattccattaaaaactttttttttaaggtaaaaaaaaaaaaaaaaaaaaccgacaaCGATAACAAAAAACCACAGGCAGCTGAATAATACGTTAACTAGAAATAATCTCTCAATTCAGTAAAACAATTGGAACTTGTCCCTCCAAAAACAGAAACAAAGCATCGCACAGATATACAAGCAGTTTTGATAGTAGAAGTAAAAGTGAGAAAAAACATTTCTCATGTACTGTTTGCATGGAAATGACAAAATGAACAGCCAATGCACAAGTATGCAGAAGGGTTCCTAGGATGCCAATTGAGAGGGCGCCCTCATGCacgcaccaaaaaaaaaaaaaaaaggttagtgTTAAACTCAGTTTTGATGATTTACAGAGGCAAGAGGGAAAAATATTTGTGTTTACCTATTGTTTCACAAGAAATTTGCTGAGAAAATTAGGTCCTTCTTCTCTGAGGAATTGCAGTTAGGGCCTGTTTAGATGCAAATCATCAGAAGGGGGGTTTCTGAAAAAGAGGTTTCAAGCCTGCTTTTTTCGGTcaagttaaaatttaaaattaaaaaaaaaaaatttaatataaaataaaaaatttaaaaaaaaaaaaaaacaattggatTGGTTTATAGCCAAGCCAGAGTTTTAGTGCCCATTTTGTCGTGTGGGAGATGAGACAGACGTTTGCAGAGTACATCCAAACGCACAGCACCAACCATTGTTTGGATGAAAACAGTGTTTAGGCCTCAATCAAATCTTCAGAGGGCGCATCCAAAGTAGCCCCCCCCCCAAAcaaacacaccaaaaaaaaaaaacctctcctTTTGGTAGGTAAGATGGTTCAACCCCAAGACTTCAATGTTGAAGCACATAATGCCTCCCATCGGGACACAGAATCAAAGCCTCAAACCCTGTATGTGGTTTATCTTACTCGAACAGAACCAAAGAGGCTCGTGTGAAGGTGCATATGCATGCATGCTTTTCTGCACAAAAGTGCCATTTATGCAGGTAGGGGTGTATCTAATGATTGTTCTAACTATTGGTGTGTATCCAAAACCTCTGAATGAGAATTAGAAGAAGCATTGAATGTCAGAAAAGCAAAGCTAATCATAATCACTTGAGGATCAGTTAGAAGCTTGAATACCTGCCAGTTCTTAGCATTAGATGTTTAAGAAACCCAGCATGAGAGTGAACATCATATGGAGTTAGTCCTAATTCAGGATCTCTCCAACAATCTTGAATAGCTGCGAGAACCTACAAGTTGGAAATGTATTTCAACTGAGCAACAGATAACAGAAATACACAAAGGAAATCATCAATGGAATTGTTCAGAATAAAATAAACACAACAAAGCTACCTTTGTTGCATGTTTTCTCGTGCTAACCACTTCAGATGCTATTGATTAGACAATTGAAAGGTCTATAAATCTGTAATTGCCTAATCTCTCGTACTCATAGATTAGTGTTAGTTATATTGTTCCAAAGTACCCCTAAATAGAGTTCTTGTTTTATTGTTGATGGCACAACTTCGATTTGGAACTACCAAGCTCTAGGGTGGCATGAGAAAtgaacccatccatccatccatccatgcatgcatatatacacaTACAAATATGAagtcatcatacaaccatgcgcccataaaaaaatttgaaatgaaaatttctttaataaacagatttttggtgacatcgatacattggcaatattatcgaaatattgccAAAACATTGGTTATACAAGCAACatctggaatttacacaatcaaaaatattggcaatacattggcgatatcgatgCATTGGAGATACAAGAGACACCTAGAATTtgcacagtcgaaaatattggtgatattgatacattggcgatacttagtaaTATATCGCCGGTACTTGAAATTTTgtatactaccagtgttatcggtatcgttgagctggagatacggataatattgaGGATAGTTCAATACTATTGGGGGTACTTACCCCCGAACAATGCTTACAGCATAATAATCCTATGATAAGGTTAATCGGCCCAAGACCATACTTGGGCCCACATATTTAAGGAAACCATGGACAGCATATGTACAATTATTCTAAAGGGAAAACCATGTGGGCTccacccacaagtgggccccacaagcctaTATCCAACAAGAGGTACCAAGCCAGTATTACAAATGAACTTGTACTCAGTCCCACCATCTCTTCTTCCATTGTTCACACAGCCATCGATTGATTGTTACACATCACTAAAATCAAAATGGGTAAGAGACCATATGATTGTGTTTTTGGCAGGTTAAATGAGCTTGGATCAAATCATTCGATATCATAAAACATAACACCATCTAATCGAGTGAGGTCTCGACCACAACTGTCATTTACGTGAAAGCCTCAATGCAATTAAGTTTGAACATCCAATTATAGATTGGATCTTCACCTGGAGCATTAAGTGTTGTTGGATGGTATGCTACACCTAGTAGATAAGTATCTCTACTGCCCTCAGGATTTGTGCTCTTGAAATTTTCGGTGTTTCATATGTAAAATCCCAATCCCTCCTCGCCAGTCTCCACAACTAATTGCTATCATTTAAGTAAAATCCATCCTCTTCTATAAAATCCTTCGTTGGCGCAGTTAAATCTGAACAATGTCAATGATAGATTGGTCTCTTTGCCAAGAACATTAAAGGCTGATGGATACTGCACTTACTAGAGTACAGGAGTATCTCTAGTGCACACAGGATTTTGGCTCTTGAAAATTTCACATTGTTTCATACATTGAAATCCCTCCCAATTCATATGTCTTGAGTTTTGATGCTATAGGGGTCTATCTGGGAAATATCTATGTATCTATCCATGTGTATAATACTTAGAAATAACATGATGAACGGCTGCATACCGCATTAGCAGCCTCACTTTGCAATAGGCACTTCTCAACGTGGAGAACCTTATCAAAAAATCCAGGAGCATGCAATCCCAATGCATAACCAATTGAATCCTGATCTTTTTCTTGGAGCATTTTCTCTCTGGGTAGCCATTTCTGCGTGCCAAATGAAAACTCCATCTGTAAGGCAAGGAAATTAGCAGCTTGATTAGATAACAGTAGCCATGAAAAGAAATTCCTTTGTAGCATGGGATAACAGGCAAATATGGTCATGCACATATCTAAAGCAGATTGAAGTTCTGATATTCAGGCTGCCTTTGAATGCTCAATCACATTGAATTGCAATATTTAGGTTCAATATAGTGCAAATGACCAAAGTGGGGCTAGTCCTACTCCATTCGGTAAAAGGGGCAAGTCCCAACTTGAAACACATGGAACTGCATTAGGGGTTTGATCGTCATTGTCTATTAAAATAGTGTCACACCCACTTTGATCATTTCTTCAATTGTGAAGTGGATCACTGGAATTAATTGCATTAGAGCATCCAAATGCGCCAATGAATTACTAATGGGAGACAATACACCATAATCTGTGCAACTAGACATGGACATGTCTGTTTGGGGAGAGGAGTCAAAATCGTTGtcatataaaatttttaaatgcCCACACCATAACAGGGTGTGGGCACGATACTAACCTTATTGCGATAATGAAACTGAACATTGCATGGAACAATGGGCTTCATAATGGTAGCAAATTCTGGATCTTTATTGGAAAAATTCCCAACATGAATCATCAACTCATGGACTTGTTGTTCCTTCGCTCTAACCTGAGCCTCATACAGTAGGTTTTGTGTTTTACAGCCTCCACAGTCTGACGCATGTTCACATGGGGCACTAACAGAGTCCCAGTGGGGCAAAATTGTCTCAATCTTCTGTACCTGTTGATTtacaaataaaaatgaaattaagaaATAAGCAAATTCAAGATGAAACTAGTAAGTGGTAGAATAGTACATCAAGTTATGTTGAAGAAAGGCAATAAGCATTGTACTGCATAAGTAACTGTAGGACAACTTGACAAGCTCCTTCCAAGTTGAGTGTCAGGGGTCAACGAGGATTGTTGGGTCAACCTAAAGatgcctttttcttcttcttcttttcttttttttctttttttttcttttcttttcttttcttttttgttcttcttcttcttttttgaagggGCCCATGGCTCAATTTCTAGACAATTGGTTAGATGTGTCTTTCTACATGTGTTCGTTTGGCAAAAAAACTTGCAACATCTCAGTCCTACTCTACACATGGACAAACTtgactgatctggaccgtctccCTAGTTCCCACCTTGGATTTTCTTCGGCATCAGCAAAGCCTTGTGCCAGCTATTTGGGTTTGGTTGTTCTCCTGATTACCTCGTAAAAGTTTTACCAATGACTGCCCATCCGCATTGACCCTCCTTTATCTAGCCTTGGGATCGGCCGGCCCATTGCTCAAAAAGGCAGACTTAGGGTCCAAAAATTGCTTTGATTGTATAATCCCAGCAATTCAGTTAAGAGACTGCAAGGTTGAAAGGAAGAGAAATGCTTTAGCGATTCACACAAGAAGAGATTGAATCCGTGAATCTTGGAAgacatgccaacatggcacacatcCAAGATCCAGACCATGTACCAGGTGGGCTCAACATGAAACACTCTTTCCAAAAAGCTAAGCCAGTGGCCTATGTTGGTGATTTTCCTTTTCGACATACAAGTGTGAAGTGTCGCCCAACTAATGAGTGGACTGTCCTGATTTATGGGCCAAGGCATGTGTGTAGCTGGTCCCAGCTAATGACTTCCCAAGCTTCTGCAAACGTATGCCGCTATCGACCTCTTAAATCTCTCCTTTCGCAAATCACTGTAAAATCTCTAAAAGGAATATAGGcaatgttccacattcaatggCAGAGAcatccattgattggatggtctggatcaccaatcATAGTGATTTTGGACCTTTGGGCACTAGGCAATCCAATGTGGATGATCCAGAGTCTCTAGACATGAAGAATGGCTAATCCACTGTACCATGAACAAATCAATTGCATACGATGATTGCCGATCCCATGAACCTTATCTGAAGACCCATTTCCAATCAATATGTAATCACATTCATCCAAATTCATCTTGccgaaaaaatattaaaaaatcataaaGGGAGAACAGATCAACCAAAAGCACTCGAAATATTAGACCTCATATCCCAtgttgtgtgtgatcaggagcaTTCATCCTGCAAGCTCATCCACAGTGCAAAAATCCAACTGATTGGATCAGACCCGTTGTGTCTCGTCATGGTCATCGAACAGATGGTTAAAACCAAAAAGGGCCACAGCTTCACATTCCACAAGCAGAGAATTTCTTGTCAATCATAGTAAGCATGACCctcatcaccaccatcatcatgtATTGGAAAGAGTTCGTTTCAGCTCTGTTGTGACTCAGGATCCAGCATGTGTCGCCGCCCACTAGGGCCCGCATTGAGACAGTCTGATGACTTGAACCATACATGCTTTCATCAATGCCATAAATAAGCTATTGCTCATTAATCACGCTTCAGTGATGATcctcacctttgatttttagagctcAATGCAAGCCATtaggaaattaaaaaataaaaaatcgttgTTTTAAATTCATCCATAGACAGTGATATTCACAATCATCCATTAGCGTAAGTTTCTTAAGGTGGTCCATATAGTGTAGAGCCCACAACATGGACGGATCCAATCATCTGACCACTCACAATCCGGCCCCATTGGGTGGTGATAGGGCAGAACAAACTCTATCAGAAATCAAGGGTGGGGACAAAAGGGAAGAGGAATGGGGATGAGAACCCAAGGGCTACCATTTCGGGTGGTCCTACATTAGCCGGGTAGggtttttggagtttttttaaaaaattacctCAGCGTAGTTTCCTTTCTTGCGGGTGACGCGGCCGAGGAAACGCTCGCCGGGGAGGGCGCCATCGCACATGACGATGAAGCCGGTGTCGGAGACCTTGCAGACGCCCTTGCCCTTGAAAGCTAAGCTCTCGCACACGAGCTCCAGTGTCTGGCCTCGCTTTGGGAAGAACGAAGGACGAGTCTCTGTATTTTCAGtgggaagagaaagagaaggataagtagaagaagaacaacaacgAGCTTTTTGAAGCCATGGGCGGGAGCTTAGGCGTCGAAAGCCGCAGCCGGGAATAGCAGCCATGCGCTCTCCTTACTCGAGAGGCCGAGGCGCCAAGCAGCCGCAGAGGCAGAGAGCAGGGATAAAGGGTATCTTGGTCCGGAGAAACATTCATTTCAGATACGCGCGCGAGGGATTCTGTCCAGCCAACTCGATCACAGCGGTACACGTGGGGAACTTGCCGGGCAATCGGGTGTGTTCATCTGATGGGGTACCATGTGTTTAGTATCATCCAATGGAGGTGATTTAGAGAGATGCGTGGTAAATGATGAACGGTGTGCATCAATGCTTAATACTCTCTAGCTTGCTTACGCAATAGGGACCGTTCATTTCCCAAACCACTGATCGGATGGTCAAAATCACCTAATCAAAGCTATCTTTTCAGGGATTGGCCATCACAGTTGATGGCCCATATCAATGACTATAACCTTTTTCTAGTATACTTAATAGGGCCATCTATTTTCTTGTGTCAAGCAGCCCAGGTCTTGTTAGATTAATCCACAGCTCATGTGATAGATTTAGCGAAGATAACCTCATTCCTCCTCATATCAGTTTTTAAGTGAGATTTGGCTAATAGCGTGGTGTGTATACTTACTAAAATAAAAGGCTGCACATACAATCAAGACCTCTGGTATAAACTAAGTCGTacactttctcttctctttttttctttttgttctttttttttttgttataattGGTAGTACTTTAGATAAATAAGTGAGTTAGAGTTTTCTTTCACTACGAAATATATATTGATACAATGAATACATATATCCTAACTACACAGATACATTATAGATACATTGGCCATCACAGTTGATGGCCCATATCAATGACTATAACCTTTTTCTGGTATACTTAATAGGGCCATATATTTTTCTTATGTCAAGCAGCCCAGGTCTTGTTAGGctaatccatagctcatgtgATAGATTTAGCGAAGATAACCTCATTCCTCCTCGTATCAGTTTTTAAGTGAGATGTGGCTAATAGTGTGGTGTGTATACTTACTAAAAAAAAAGACTGCACATACAATCAAGACCTCTAGTATAAACTAAGTCGTacactttctcctctttttttctttttttcctttttttttttgttataattGGTAGTACTTTAGATAAATAAGTGAGTTAAAGTTTTCTTTCACTACGAAATATATATTGATACAATGAATATATATATCCTAACTACACAGATACATTATAGATACATTGGCCATCACAGTTGATGGCCCATATCAATGACTATAACCTTTTTCTGGTATACTTAATAGGGCCATTTATTTTTCTTATGTCAAGCAGCTCAGTTCTTGTTAGGCTAATCCATAGCTTATGTGATAGATTTAGCGAAGATAACCTCATTCCTCCTCGTATCAGTTTTTAAGTGAGATGTGGCTAATAGTGTGGTGTGTATACTTACTAATAAAAAAGGCTGCACATACAATCAAGACCTCTGGTATAAACTAAGTCGTacactttctcttctctttttttcttttttttcttttttcttttttgttataaTTGGTACTACTTTAGATAAATAAGTGAGTTAAAGTTTTCTTTCACTACGAAATATATATTGATACAATGAATACATATATCCTAACTACACAGATACATTATAGATACATTGGCCATCACAGTTGATGGCCCATATCAATGACTATAACCTTTTTCTGGTATACTTAATAGGGCCATCTATTTTTCTTATGTCAAGCAGCCCAGGTCTTGTTAGGctaatccatagctcatgtgATAGATTTAGCGAAGATAACCTCATTCCTCCTCGTATTAGTTTTTAAGTGAGATGTGGCTAATAGTGTGGTGTGTAtatttactaaaaaaaaaaaaggctgcacATACAATCAAGACCTCTGGTATAAACTAAGTCGTacactttctcttctctttttttcttttttttcttttttcttttttgttataaTTGGTACTACTTTAGATAAATAAGTGAGTTAAAGTTTTCTTTCACTACGAAATATATATTGATACAATGAATACATATATCCTAACTACACAGATACATTATAGATACATTGGCCATCACAGTTGATGGCCCATATCAATGACTATAACCTTTTTCTGGTATACTTAATAGGGCCATCTATTTTTCTTATGTCAAGCAGCCCAGGTCTTGTTAGGctaatccatagctcatgtgATAGATTTAGCGAAGATAACCTCATTCCTCCTCGTATCAGTTTTTAAGTGAGATGTGGCTGATAGTGTGGTGTGTATACTTACTAAAAAAAAAGGCTGCACATACAATCAAGACCTCTGGTATAAACTAAGTCATACactctcttctctttttttctttttttttcttttttttttttgttataattGGTAGTACTTTAGATAAATAAGTGAGTTAAAGTTTTCTTTCACTACGAAATATATATTAATACAATGAATACATATATCCTAACTACACAGATACATTATAGATACATTGGCCATCACAGTTGATGGCCCATATCAATGACTATAACCTTTTTCTGGTATACTTAATAGGGCCATCTATTTTTCTTATGTCACGCAGCCCAGGTCTTGTTATTctaatccatagctcatgtgATAGATTTAGCGAAGATAACCTCATTCCTCCTCGTATCAGTTTTTAAGTGAGATGTGGCTAATAGTGTGGTGTGTATACTTACTAAAAAAAAGGGTTGCACATACAATCAAGACCTCTGGTATAAACTAAGTCGTacactttctcttctctttttttcttttttttcttttttttttttttgttataattGGTAGTACTTTAGATAAATAAGTGAGTTAAAATTTTCTTTCACTACGAAATATATATTGATACAATGAATACATATATCCTAACTACACAGATACATTATAGATACATCACGGAAATTAGAATAGGAGgatattaagggcctgtttggttttccaaattCAGGGTAAATACCCTGTAAATAgtcaattattacaatttcatcTCTTTTTGGGTATTCTTGCTTTGAAAAACGGTCCATAATGACTAGTATAAATTTGTGAGCCCCACTGTCATATATATGACATATCCGCATCGTCCTTCCATTTTACCGTAACATTTcgaggcatgagctgaaaaatgagaaaaattcaaCATTCGAGtgtcccacaccaaagtaaacagtggccttAAGTAGTTTTTAACAGTAAATGTTCGATTACATTTTtactatggtgtgatccacttgaactttgaatctccCTCAttatttagctcatgccctaacttTAGTTAGCatgatggatggatagtgtggataatccacatacatcacagtgggtacCCCTCCATTTTTGCTTTGAAAAAAGCAGAAGCCAATAAGGTAATTATTGTCAACTTCCACTGCATTT
This region of Magnolia sinica isolate HGM2019 chromosome 1, MsV1, whole genome shotgun sequence genomic DNA includes:
- the LOC131217482 gene encoding uncharacterized protein LOC131217482 isoform X6 translates to MAAIPGCGFRRLSSRPWLQKARCCSSSTYPSLSLPTENTETRPSFFPKRGQTLELVCESLAFKGKGVCKVSDTGFIVMCDGALPGERFLGRVTRKKGNYAEVQKIETILPHWDSVSAPCEHASDCGGCKTQNLLYEAQVRAKEQQVHELMIHVGNFSNKDPEFATIMKPIVPCNVQFHYRNKMEFSFGTQKWLPREKMLQEKDQDSIGYALGLHAPGFFDKVLHVEKCLLQSEAANAVLAAIQDCWRDPELGLTPYDVHSHAGFLKHLMLRTGRDVNTGLPELMVNFVTSSYKPELLKPLVKKISAIPEVVSIMNNVNTSVGNTSVGEEEYNLYGKLTITEILRGITFQISANSFFQTNTHQCSSFLRCNHLIQAEVLYELIEDCAGLGGDGSEIILDLFCGTGTIGLTLARRVKHVYGYEVVPQAISDARRNAEKNGIHNATFIQGDLNKINENFGNEFPQPDIVIAGEPIC
- the LOC131217482 gene encoding uncharacterized protein LOC131217482 isoform X3, giving the protein MAAIPGCGFRRLSSRPWLQKARCCSSSTYPSLSLPTENTETRPSFFPKRGQTLELVCESLAFKGKGVCKVSDTGFIVMCDGALPGERFLGRVTRKKGNYAEVQKIETILPHWDSVSAPCEHASDCGGCKTQNLLYEAQVRAKEQQVHELMIHVGNFSNKDPEFATIMKPIVPCNVQFHYRNKMEFSFGTQKWLPREKMLQEKDQDSIGYALGLHAPGFFDKVLHVEKCLLQSEAANAVLAAIQDCWRDPELGLTPYDVHSHAGFLKHLMLRTGRDVNTGLPELMVNFVTSSYKPELLKPLVKKISAIPEVVSIMNNVNTSVGNTSVGEEEYNLYGKLTITEILRGITFQISANSFFQTNTHQCSSFLRCNHLIQAEVLYELIEDCAGLGGDGSEIILDLFCGTGTIGLTLARRVKHVYGYEVVPQAISDARRNAEKNGIHNATFIQGDLNKINENFGNEFPQPDIVIAGRAKYRGVLQAEKSTTSGHVSTHSPYRVCLLAGALLMTYSNYFSWSRGFEVNLYARCG
- the LOC131217482 gene encoding uncharacterized protein LOC131217482 isoform X1 translates to MAAIPGCGFRRLSSRPWLQKARCCSSSTYPSLSLPTENTETRPSFFPKRGQTLELVCESLAFKGKGVCKVSDTGFIVMCDGALPGERFLGRVTRKKGNYAEVQKIETILPHWDSVSAPCEHASDCGGCKTQNLLYEAQVRAKEQQVHELMIHVGNFSNKDPEFATIMKPIVPCNVQFHYRNKMEFSFGTQKWLPREKMLQEKDQDSIGYALGLHAPGFFDKVLHVEKCLLQSEAANAVLAAIQDCWRDPELGLTPYDVHSHAGFLKHLMLRTGRDVNTGLPELMVNFVTSSYKPELLKPLVKKISAIPEVVSIMNNVNTSVGNTSVGEEEYNLYGKLTITEILRGITFQISANSFFQTNTHQCSSFLRCNHLIQAEVLYELIEDCAGLGGDGSEIILDLFCGTGTIGLTLARRVKHVYGYEVVPQAISDARRNAEKNGIHNATFIQGDLNKINENFGNEFPQPDIVIADPNRPGMHMKLIKYLLKLRAPRIIYVSCNPATCARDLDYLCHGSAEQNIEGCYKLKSLQPVDMFPHTPHIECVCLLELY
- the LOC131217482 gene encoding uncharacterized protein LOC131217482 isoform X2, which gives rise to MAAIPGCGFRRLSSRPWLQKARCCSSSTYPSLSLPTENTETRPSFFPKRGQTLELVCESLAFKGKGVCKVSDTGFIVMCDGALPGERFLGRVTRKKGNYAEVQKIETILPHWDSVSAPCEHASDCGGCKTQNLLYEAQVRAKEQQVHELMIHVGNFSNKDPEFATIMKPIVPCNVQFHYRNKMEFSFGTQKWLPREKMLQEKDQDSIGYALGLHAPGFFDKVLHVEKCLLQSEAANAVLAAIQDCWRDPELGLTPYDVHSHAGFLKHLMLRTGRDVNTGLPELMVNFVTSSYKPELLKPLVKKISAIPEVVSIMNNVNTSVGNTSVGEEEYNLYGKLTITEILRGITFQISANSFFQTNTHQAEVLYELIEDCAGLGGDGSEIILDLFCGTGTIGLTLARRVKHVYGYEVVPQAISDARRNAEKNGIHNATFIQGDLNKINENFGNEFPQPDIVIADPNRPGMHMKLIKYLLKLRAPRIIYVSCNPATCARDLDYLCHGSAEQNIEGCYKLKSLQPVDMFPHTPHIECVCLLELY
- the LOC131217482 gene encoding uncharacterized protein LOC131217482 isoform X5 — encoded protein: MAAIPGCGFRRLSSRPWLQKARCCSSSTYPSLSLPTENTETRPSFFPKRGQTLELVCESLAFKGKGVCKVSDTGFIVMCDGALPGERFLGRVTRKKGNYAEVQKIETILPHWDSVSAPCEHASDCGGCKTQNLLYEAQVRAKEQQVHELMIHVGNFSNKDPEFATIMKPIVPCNVQFHYRNKMEFSFGTQKWLPREKMLQEKDQDSIGYALGLHAPGFFDKVLHVEKCLLQSEAANAVLAAIQDCWRDPELGLTPYDVHSHAGFLKHLMLRTGRDVNTGLPELMVNFVTSSYKPELLKPLVKKISAIPEVVSIMNNVNTSVGNTSVGEEEYNLYGKLTITEILRGITFQISANSFFQTNTHQCSSFLRCNHLIQAEVLYELIEDCAGLGGDGSEIILDLFCGTGTIGLTLARRVKHVYGYEVVPQAISDARRNAEKNGIHNATFIQGDLNKINENFGNEFPQPDIVIAGYLLVKVLFIT
- the LOC131217482 gene encoding uncharacterized protein LOC131217482 isoform X7; this encodes MAAIPGCGFRRLSSRPWLQKARCCSSSTYPSLSLPTENTETRPSFFPKRGQTLELVCESLAFKGKGVCKVSDTGFIVMCDGALPGERFLGRVTRKKGNYAEVQKIETILPHWDSVSAPCEHASDCGGCKTQNLLYEAQVRAKEQQVHELMIHVGNFSNKDPEFATIMKPIVPCNVQFHYRNKMEFSFGTQKWLPREKMLQEKDQDSIGYALGLHAPGFFDKVLHVEKCLLQSEAANAVLAAIQDCWRDPELGLTPYDVHSHAGFLKHLMLRTGRDVNTGLPELMVNFVTSSYKPELLKPLVKKISAIPEVVSIMNNVNTSVGNTSVGEEEYNLYGKLTITEILRGITFQISANSFFQTNTHQCSSFLRCNHLIQAEVLYELIEDCAGLGGDGSEIILDLFCGTGTIGLTLARRCVSQVNSNCNCTCIGHILLQI
- the LOC131217482 gene encoding uncharacterized protein LOC131217482 isoform X4 → MAAIPGCGFRRLSSRPWLQKARCCSSSTYPSLSLPTENTETRPSFFPKRGQTLELVCESLAFKGKGVCKVSDTGFIVMCDGALPGERFLGRVTRKKGNYAEVQKIETILPHWDSVSAPCEHASDCGGCKTQNLLYEAQVRAKEQQVHELMIHVGNFSNKDPEFATIMKPIVPCNVQFHYRNKMEFSFGTQKWLPREKMLQEKDQDSIGYALGLHAPGFFDKVLHVEKCLLQSEAANAVLAAIQDCWRDPELGLTPYDVHSHAGFLKHLMLRTGRDVNTGLPELMVNFVTSSYKPELLKPLVKKISAIPEVAEVLYELIEDCAGLGGDGSEIILDLFCGTGTIGLTLARRVKHVYGYEVVPQAISDARRNAEKNGIHNATFIQGDLNKINENFGNEFPQPDIVIADPNRPGMHMKLIKYLLKLRAPRIIYVSCNPATCARDLDYLCHGSAEQNIEGCYKLKSLQPVDMFPHTPHIECVCLLELY